A window from Physeter macrocephalus isolate SW-GA chromosome 11, ASM283717v5, whole genome shotgun sequence encodes these proteins:
- the MEX3B gene encoding RNA-binding protein MEX3B, whose translation MPSSLFADLERNGSGGGGGGGGGGGSGGGGGGSGGGETLDDQRALQLALDQLSLLGLDSDEGASLYDSEPRKKSVNMTECVPVPSSEHVAEIVGRQGCKIKALRAKTNTYIKTPVRGEEPVFVVTGRKEDVAMARREIISAAEHFSMIRASRNKNTALNGAVPGPPNLPGQTTIQVRVPYRVVGLVVGPKGATIKRIQQQTHTYIVTPSRDKEPVFEVTGMPENVDRAREEIEAHIALRTGGIIELTDENDFHANGTDVGFDLHHGSGGSGPGSLWSKPTPSITPTPGRKPFSSYRNDSSSSLGSASTDSYFGGGTSGSAAATPRLADYSPPSPALSFAHNGNNNNGNGYTYTAGEASVPSSDGCPELQPTFDPAPAPPPGAPLLWAQFERSPGGGPAAPVSSSCSSSASSSASSSSVVFPGGGASAPSNANLGLLVHRRLHPGTSCPRLSPPLHMAPGAGEHHLARRVRSDPGGGGLAYAAYANGLGAQLPGLQPSDTSGSSSSSSSSSSSSSSSSGLRRKGSRDCSVCFESEVIAALVPCGHNLFCMECANRICEKSEPECPVCHTAVTQAIRIFS comes from the exons ATGCCCAGCTCGCTGTTCGCAGACCTGGAGCGCaacggcagcggcggcggcgggggaggcggcggcgggggaggcagcggcggcggcggcggcggcagcggcgggggAGAGACCCTGGATGACCAAAGAGCCCTGCAGCTCGCGCTCGACCAGCTCTCCCTGCTGGGGCTGGACAGTGACGAGGGCGCGTCTCTGTACGACAGCGAGCCGAGGAAGAAGAGCGTGAACATGACCGAGTGCGTGCCGGTGCCCAGTTCCGAGCATGTCGCCGAGATCGTGGGGCGGCAAG GTTGTAAAATCAAAGCACTGCGGGCGAAGACCAACACTTATATCAAGACCCCGGTTCGTGGGGAGGAGCCTGTCTTTGTTGTGACGGGCAGGAAGGAGGATGTGGCCATGGCTCGGAGGGAGATCATCTCTGCCGCCGAGCACTTCTCCATGATCCGCGCCTCGCGGAATAAGAACACGGCGCTCAACGGCGCAGTGCCCGGGCCGCCTAACCTGCCGGGGCAGACCACCATCCAGGTGCGGGTGCCCTACCGCGTGGTGGGGCTCGTGGTGGGGCCCAAGGGCGCCACGATCAAGCGCATCCAGCAGCAGACGCACACGTACATCGTGACGCCCAGCCGCGACAAGGAGCCGGTGTTCGAGGTGACCGGCATGCCTGAGAACGTGGACCGAGCTCGCGAGGAGATCGAGGCGCACATCGCCCTGCGCACTGGCGGCATCATTGAGCTCACAGATGAGAACGACTTCCACGCCAATGGCACGGATGTGGGCTTTGATCTGCACCATGGGTCCGGCGGGTCCGGCCCAGGCAGCCTCTGGAGCAAGCCCACCCCCAGCATCACGCCCACTCCCGGCCGCAAGCCCTTCTCTAGTTATCGCAACGACAGCTCCAGCTCGCTTGGCAGCGCCTCCACAGACTCTTACTTCGGTGGGGGGACCAGCGGCAGTGCAGCTGCCACCCCGCGCCTGGCGGACTATAGTCCCCCCAGCCCCGCGCTCAGCTTTGCTCACAATGGAAACAACAACAATGGCAACGGATACACCTACACGGCGGGGGAAGCTTCTGTGCCTTCCTCTGACGGCTGTCCTGAGCTACAGCCCACCTTCGACCCGGCTCCCGCCCCACCGCCTGGGGCTCCACTTCTCTGGGCCCAGTTTGAAAGGTCCCCGGGAGGCGGACCTGCAGCTCCCGTGtcctcttcctgctcttcctctgcaTCTTCGTCTGCTTCGTCTTCCTCTGTGGTCTTTCCCGGGGGCGGCGCCAGCGCGCCCTCCAACGCCAACCTGGGGCTGCTGGTGCACCGCCGGCTGCACCCGGGCACCAGCTGCCCCCGTTTGTCCCCGCCCTTGCACATGGCTCCGGGGGCGGGCGAGCACCACCTGGCTCGCCGGGTGCGCAGCGACCCGGGCGGAGGGGGCCTGGCCTACGCCGCCTATGCCAACGGCCTGGGGGCGCAGCTGCCGGGCCTACAGCCGTCGGACACATCCGGCTCCTCATCTTcgtccagctcctcctccagctcttcatcctcctcctctggGTTGCGGCGTAAGGGCAGCCGTGACTGCTCCGTGTGCTTTGAGAGCGAAGTAATCGCCGCACTGGTGCCCTGCGGCCACAACCTCTTTTGCATGGAGTGCGCCAACCGCATCTGTGAGAAGAGTGAGCCTGAATGCCCGGTCTGCCACACCGCGGTCACTCAGGCCATCCGCATCTTTTCTTGA